In Cotesia glomerata isolate CgM1 linkage group LG8, MPM_Cglom_v2.3, whole genome shotgun sequence, the sequence AAATGGCAGTTTTGGAATACCATACATTGAgactcttcaaattttttcacgcaCAAACCTAAGTCTTGATCATAAAATACTGTAGAACAGATAAATGAATGAGGAGTTTCACAATCGTCGAATTAAgaagttgaatttttctttcttgcaaagtagatttaaattttttttgatggcGTAATGTATCAACTATAACTTCATTTGATGCTGATGAACAAGGTTGGTCAAAGTTTGATGAAACATTATCTTTGGGTTTGGACATTGAGACtgctgttttaattaatttttcatttaatactggtaaaacattttaaatttttgtaaaattttttttcgtcgaaACATCtgaatcggttgatttattcaaaacgGTAATGTTTGTAATTACAGGAGATGGTTTAGTAGATGGAGGAGTGGATCCAACagcatttgtttttttattcaaaacaaTTCCATCGGTGATCATAGAATGAGTACGTTTTTTGTTGTTAACGGAATCGGCAATATAACCTTCAACTACTGTTGATGACTTCCAACCACCATGTCTCTTCATCACTGTCATATCACCTCCAGCATCAGCTAACAATGTGGCAGATGTTCGACGGAAACTATATCCTGTGTATTTCTTtgcattttctaattttaaaaattcagcaaTGGTTCTAGGCATTGAACCAAACTTGTTAATTcctacccgggaaaaaatgatcaggactgatcagacctgttcatatctgatcaggcctgaaattggacctgatcaggcctgttcatgtatgatcaggcctgaaattagacctgatcagacctgttcatgcctgctcatgtctgttcatgtctgaagcgtcaaatacgctcagacctgatcagacctgtccatgcctgctcatgcctgtccatgcctttctcaatcctttctcTCATTCTTTCTTCTTACGGTAATTATCCATATATGGGCTGACAAGTACAGCGACCATTTTGGTAATTCAAAGAAAATCTATCTGTTTTACAGGTTTGGGGCCAGTTTCATGTTCATGAATTCACTTCTTCTTAAAGCACCAGAAATTCCTAATATTAAACAAACCTGCAAcagtaagaataaaataaacaaatgttAAGACTATACAGACTTTTTCATACTaaacatatcaataaatatttaattacctttgtagcaagatatttattatcaggggcttcatttagaaatttttcgatattttcttttgtaaaaacTTCAGATTTTTTAGCAACGTATTTACACATttgtttcttcaaaaaaaacgttacttttttgtaattacCAATATCAACATCATCAAATGCTTTGATAGTAGTTTTCAACATCGAATGAAAAGCCCATAAACTGGGAGGGGCATATTTTTGAGAAAGATTATCAAAGTAGACTACAATTACATCTTCAGCAAAAGAATTTGATTTAACATTTTCTTTACGCCATGCTTTAAAAGCATTATAAGTTGCCACATACATTCGTCTAGATTTTGTTGGCATTGATTGTAAAGCTATATTCTTCGCCTTTTCTTTTATCTCGTCAGGAACAAAATCATTATAATCATCGTCTAAATCACTGTAATCACTGTCCATATTTATTACGGAATAAGattgttgttaaattaaataatgttcaGAAAATATTTCACACCAGAATAATGTTTACGACTGAGCGAAAtcgttaataaaaaacatttgagaATCATTAATAGAGGTTTAAGCATACTTCAGACTGAATCATAACCGACAAaaagatgtaattttaatcattaattatttattattttgtattttttcggggctttgaatgtttttaaatatattttttcgttttttttttttgcggtgaaagttaaattttaagaacagaAATGTATGAATTGATCGTAAATATGAGCCCGTAGCCTAAAAAATTCCTCTCTACTCGTttcataattgtttatttaagtcaacAGTTGAGCGAGTCCTAAATACGAATTTAGGACACGCAGtgctataaaaatattattgatttgtaaaatatatttttgaacacAAATTCAGTTTACAGTTATTAAATCTTTAccccttcaaaatttttcataatcacAAATAATCTATAAGAAATATTGCAAATATc encodes:
- the LOC123270857 gene encoding uncharacterized protein LOC123270857, with translation MDSDYSDLDDDYNDFVPDEIKEKAKNIALQSMPTKSRRMYVATYNAFKAWRKENVKSNSFAEDVIVVYFDNLSQKYAPPSLWAFHSMLKTTIKAFDDVDIGNYKKVTFFLKKQMCKYVAKKSEVFTKENIEKFLNEAPDNKYLATKVCLILGISGALRRSEFMNMKLAPNL